A single genomic interval of Flavobacteriales bacterium TMED191 harbors:
- a CDS encoding eukaryotic translation initiation factor EIF4E family protein → MAEQSEMALQNGVDSTLQSHNLHDTWNLWAHLPHDTSWSLDSYKKITTFKLVEEIIALNHNLPDVLIKNCMLFLMRDGIQPIWEDEKNRNGGCFSYKINNRNVVDVWKQLSYAIVGETVSMNDDFRSNVTGITISPKKNFCIIKIWMSACSHQNTQQISPIKGLNSHGCIFKKHNPEF, encoded by the coding sequence GGCAGAACAGTCTGAAATGGCTCTCCAAAATGGTGTTGATTCAACATTACAATCCCATAATCTCCATGATACATGGAATTTATGGGCACATCTTCCCCACGATACAAGCTGGAGTTTGGACAGTTATAAAAAAATTACCACCTTTAAACTAGTTGAAGAGATCATTGCACTTAACCATAACCTTCCTGATGTTCTAATCAAGAATTGTATGCTGTTCTTGATGAGGGATGGTATTCAACCTATTTGGGAAGACGAAAAAAATCGTAATGGTGGCTGTTTTTCATATAAAATAAACAACAGAAATGTTGTCGATGTTTGGAAACAATTAAGTTATGCTATTGTCGGAGAAACTGTGTCTATGAATGATGACTTTAGAAGTAATGTTACCGGTATTACTATTTCTCCAAAAAAGAACTTTTGTATTATAAAAATTTGGATGAGTGCTTGTAGTCATCAAAATACTCAACAAATATCACCTATTAAAGGTCTAAATTCTCACGGATGTATTTTTAAGAAACATAACCCAGAATTTTAG
- the pcn gene encoding proliferating cell nuclear antigen (pcna) — MQDNEDSNVLTIKTVQIXPFRTLMTALKDILLETNIIFSDVGIRIVNMDKSHTILAHLFLPSENFESYKMKDGIKKIVIGVNMFHLFKLINSIDNDDTLTIYIEESDWNGAVPNFLGLKFENGDIKQCKTQKLRLIEPDPEELEVPDVTFSSIINLPSSDFQKIIRDLSSISEKLEIKSVGNELIFHCNGPFASAEIRRAESDGSMDFVQKQESTKIIQGEFSLKNLGYFIKCTNLCNSVEMYLENNLPLIVKYNVASLGEIRLCLAPLPSSS, encoded by the coding sequence ATGCAAGATAACGAAGATTCAAACGTATTAACAATAAAAACTGTTCAAATTGNNCCTTTTCGAACATTAATGACTGCACTAAAAGATATATTATTGGAAACAAATATTATTTTTAGTGATGTTGGAATACGCATTGTAAATATGGATAAATCGCATACAATTTTGGCTCATTTATTTCTACCTTCAGAAAACTTTGAATCATATAAAATGAAAGATGGAATTAAGAAAATTGTAATTGGTGTTAATATGTTCCATTTATTCAAGTTAATTAATTCAATTGACAACGACGACACATTAACAATTTATATTGAAGAATCTGATTGGAACGGGGCTGTTCCAAACTTTCTGGGTCTCAAGTTTGAGAATGGCGATATTAAACAGTGTAAGACACAAAAACTAAGATTGATTGAACCAGATCCTGAAGAATTAGAAGTTCCCGATGTTACTTTTTCATCGATTATTAATTTACCGTCTAGTGATTTTCAAAAGATTATTAGAGATTTGTCAAGTATTAGTGAAAAACTAGAAATAAAATCAGTTGGTAATGAATTGATTTTCCATTGCAACGGTCCTTTTGCTTCAGCTGAAATTCGTCGTGCAGAATCAGATGGTAGTATGGATTTTGTTCAAAAACAAGAATCGACAAAAATTATTCAAGGAGAGTTTTCGCTAAAGAATCTTGGCTATTTTATTAAATGTACAAATTTGTGTAATTCGGTAGAAATGTATCTTGAAAACAACTTGCCTTTGATTGTTAAATATAATGTAGCATCTCTTGGCGAGATTAGATTGTGCCTAGCTCCGTTGCCAAGTTCTTCCTAA